The sequence below is a genomic window from Acidobacteriota bacterium.
CCGCGCATATGCTCCCGGGCCAGGGAACCGAAGAGCACGAAGAGAGCCATGAAGGCGAGGATCGCCGCCACCAACAGATCCGGCAGCAGGGACCGATAGGCACGGTCCCGAAGCTGATCCAGAGGACCGGCCTCCAGTGGACCGAAGTGCACTCCGCCGGCAATCCTCGGCGCCGTCGGCGAACGCCAGATGCGCAGCGCCACCAACGCCCGTCCGTCGACTCCGAAGGCCGACGCCGGAACGGCGAAGATGCGATGGTGGTTCGGGTCCGGAACCGCCTCCGGCAGCAAGCTCCCGCCCCCACCCACCAGCTCTCCTCCAACGTAGAGCTCGTAGGCGGAGCTCACATCCCCCAAGCGGATGGCCCAGCGAGTCTCGCGGATCTGGCGAGTTTCGGACTCGGGGAGCCCTTCCGCCGTCTCCGGCGGCAGCTCCAGCTGGACTCGATACCAGCCGAAGGAAAGATCCGGATACCCCTGGCGGCCGAGGGGACCCGGTACTGAAACCTCGCCCCAGCCGACCTCCGGCAGACCGGGCTCGGCCCAGCCCAGATCGTCACCGGCGCGGAAATCCCAACGGCCCGCCAGCGGCGTCACCGCCCCGGCTTCCAAAGAGATCACCGGGGCAGCGGCAAGGGACTGGCCAGCAACCGCAGCCAGAAGCGTCAGGGCCGTTACGGCCAGCCATCGAGCTGTCGAAGGATTCACCCTCAGATTGTATCGGAGTTGCGCTGGGGAACAAGCAAACGGGCCGGGGTCGATTCTGGACAGGCCCGCGGCGGCGCCCATAAACTGCCGTCTCCCATACCGTGCCCCAGGCACCGAACCAGACTCCCGAACTAGACAGCCGAGGCCAGGAGCCCCAAAGTGACCGATGCCGACGACCGCCGACCCTCCGAAGATTCCTTCCCCGCCATCGAATCGCTGATCCCCCACCGCTCCCCCATGCGCCTGGTGCGAGCGGTGGTGGAGCGGGGGGACGGCAGCATCCGCTGCAGCGGCCGGGTGCCGGAGGACAACCCGACGGCGGTGGACGGCCGGGCACCGGCCATCATGGCCCTGGAGCTGGCGGCCCAGAGTGCGGCGGTGCTCGAGGCCCTGCAGCGGCGGGACGCCGCGGCGGCTTCGGAGGGTAGCGACGAAGGCCCGCGCATCGGCTATCTGGTGAGCCTGCGGGGCGCCCGTCTGCACCAGCCGACCATCCCCGCCGGAGAAAGCCTTCACGCGACGGTCCACCACGCCGGCGGCGCCGGCTCCCTGGCCCGCTACGAGGCGGTGGTGACCTCCCCGGACGGCGACATCACCTACGCCGAGGCCGTCCTCGGTACCTATGCCCTACCCCCTGGTGGGTAGCGCCCCAGTACCGGGACCAGGGCCGAGGGCTGAAGGCCGTTTTCCCACGGCTCTGGACAGTTGACCGATGCTTGCCGGGTCTGGGCGGGACGGATAGACTGAGCCGAATGGACGCATCATCGACCTCCGCATCACCTACCGACGCCGCCACCGCGGACGCTCGGAACAGCACGAGCTACGACGCCATCTTCGTCGGCGGCGCCTTCTCCAGCGCCAGCTGTGCCCTGTTGCTCAAGCAACGGCGGCCGGAAGCCCGCATTCTGTTGGTGGAAGCGCGGGATCACGGCGAGCGCAAAGTCGGCGAGGTAGGAGAAGCGACGGTGGAGGTCTCCGGCTGCTTCCTGCACCGCAACCTCGGCCTCTATGATCACCTCTCCCGGGAGCATCTGCCCAAGCACGGCCTGCGCTATTGGTTCACCGATGGCCCGGAGCGCAAGCTGCGGGAAATGTCCGAGGTGGGCCCCACGATGGTGCCGCCGCTGCCCAGCTTTCAGCTCGACCGCGGGCTCCTGGACGAACACCTGTTGGACCTCGCCGAAGAAGCCGGCTGCGAAGTGCTGCGTCCGGCCAAGGTGGAGTCGGTGGAGACCGGCTGGCCGGTGACTACGGTGGAGGTCGCCACGGACGAGGGCCCACGCACCCTCACCACCCGCTGGCTACTGGACGGCAGCGGCCGGCGCACCTTCCTGGCCCGACGCCTGGGGCTCAAGGAGCGCGAGGAGCGCCATCCGGTGGCCGCCCTGTGGGGCCGTTGGGAGGGCGTGCTGGACCTGGACAGCGCGGAGATGCTCACCGACCGCCCGGGCAAGCCGGGGCTGCCCCCCACCGCCGCCGCCCGCCGCCTGGCCACCAACCACTTCTGTGGCTACGGCTGGTGGTGCTGGGTCATTCCCCTCGCCAACGGCCGCACTAGCATCGGCCTGGTCTACGACAAGAGCCTGTTGGAGCTCCCCGGATCCGGCCCCGTGGAAGCTCGCTACGTCGACTTCCTGCGGGTCCAGCCGGGACTGCGGGAGCTGCTGGCGGACGCCCAGCCCATCGACGGCGAATTCATGGCCTACAGCCACCTGCCCTACCGCTCCCGCCGCTACATGGACCGCGGTTGGGGCCTGCTGGGGGACGCCGCCGCCTTCATCGACCCCTTCTACAGCCCGGGGTTGGACCACGCCGTCATCTCCGCCTTCGCCACCGCCCGCATCGTCGGCGACGACCTGGAGAGCGCGGTGGATGAGGACGGGTTGGATCGCCTTATCGCCGAGCACAACTCCCAGTTCTGCCGTTCCTACGACCGCTGGCTGCTGGGGCTCTACGAGAACAAATACGAGCTCATGGGCGACGCCGAGCTCATGGCTTGCACCTACTTGGTGGACACCGCGCTCTACTATCTGGGGGTGGTGACGCCGGTCTACACCGTACCCGAAGCCCTGGCCAACCCCATCCTCGGCTTGCCCAACCGCTCCGCGAGCATCGCCTATCGCATCCTGCGGCTGTTCAACCGGCGGATGTTGCGCCTGGCCCGGGTACGCCGCCGCAACGGTACCTACGGCCGCCGCAACATCGGCTGGCGCCTGACCAACAAACCCTTCGGTCTGCACCACAAGACCCTCTCACCGCTCTTCCAAGGGCTGCGGCTGTGGCTCCGGCTGGAGCTCTCCGCTCTGGGCGGACGCTGGCGCTCCGGCGGCTCCACCGAGAGCCTGCCCACCACCGAGTCCGCCGCTACTGAGCCGGGCTAGGGGCTCCGCCCCGGCCTTCTCAACTCAGTTTCTTCCCCGCAGCTCTTCGAGCATCCCCTCGATCTCCGACCGCGCCCGGCGGGCCAGCCCGGCGCGATCCTCCGGCTCCAGACCGACGGTCTCGATGGGCTGCCCGAAGCGCACCCGGATGATGCCCGGCCGTACGGAGAAAGTCTCCGGCGGCAGAATCTCGGCGGCGCCGTCCACCGCCACCGGCAGTACCGGCACGCCGGCCTCGATGGCCGCCAAGAAGACTCCCACCTTGAAGCGCCGCAGGCGTCCGTCTCGGCTCCGCGATCCCTCGGGAAAGGAGAGAAAGCTGTGGCCCGTGCGCAGCAGCTCGATCACCGTCTCCAGCTGGCGTAGCGAGCGCAGCCGCTCCCGCCGGTCGATGAAGACCATGCCCATGGCGGCGATGTACCAGCCCAGGAAGGGCACCTTGCGCAGCTCGTCCTTGACCAGGAAGCGCAGATTCACCGGCACCGCCCGGAAGGCGACGCAGATATCCACCTGACTTTGGTGGTTCATGACGAAGAGATAGGGACGGCGGAAGTCGATGGCCTCCCGCCCCTCGATGCGCAAACGGATGTAGCCGACGTTGAGCAGCCCCGGCGCCCAGATGTGCCGGGCCATGGCGAGGGGAATCTCCGCCGAGCCGGTGACCAGCCGCACCACCAGAGCGGCGGTGATCCAGAACGCGCTCCACACCACCAGCGCCACCGCCTCGACGCCGTTGAGCAGCCACCACAGGAGCTTCACCATCGCCAACCTTCCACCGCTCAGCTCCCCGGGAGGATCAGGATCGAGGCCAGAGCTCGCGGAAACAGAACCATTGGGTCGGCGCCCGGCGGATGGCCGCCTCCACCTCCGCGGCGACGCGCTCCACCGCCTTCCCCAGATCGCGGCGGCGATCCCCGGTCTGGGAGACCTCGATGGGCGGCCGCACCACCACCCGCGCCGCCAGTCGGCCTTCCCGCAGCATGAACACAGGCAGCAGCGGCACCTCGGCAGTACGGCCGAGCACCGCCGGGCCCGCGGGTAGCTCGATCTCGCGGCCGAAAAGGTGTCCCTTGTGGGTGCGGGTCCCGGTGCGCGGCCGGTCTCCCTGCACCGCCACCACCTCGCCGCGGCGCAGCGCCGCCAGCAGCAACACCCCTAGCCGGGTGGGCTCCTCGGAGAAATGCACCGTGTAGCCCGCCG
It includes:
- a CDS encoding NAD(P)/FAD-dependent oxidoreductase, producing the protein MDASSTSASPTDAATADARNSTSYDAIFVGGAFSSASCALLLKQRRPEARILLVEARDHGERKVGEVGEATVEVSGCFLHRNLGLYDHLSREHLPKHGLRYWFTDGPERKLREMSEVGPTMVPPLPSFQLDRGLLDEHLLDLAEEAGCEVLRPAKVESVETGWPVTTVEVATDEGPRTLTTRWLLDGSGRRTFLARRLGLKEREERHPVAALWGRWEGVLDLDSAEMLTDRPGKPGLPPTAAARRLATNHFCGYGWWCWVIPLANGRTSIGLVYDKSLLELPGSGPVEARYVDFLRVQPGLRELLADAQPIDGEFMAYSHLPYRSRRYMDRGWGLLGDAAAFIDPFYSPGLDHAVISAFATARIVGDDLESAVDEDGLDRLIAEHNSQFCRSYDRWLLGLYENKYELMGDAELMACTYLVDTALYYLGVVTPVYTVPEALANPILGLPNRSASIAYRILRLFNRRMLRLARVRRRNGTYGRRNIGWRLTNKPFGLHHKTLSPLFQGLRLWLRLELSALGGRWRSGGSTESLPTTESAATEPG
- a CDS encoding lysophospholipid acyltransferase family protein, with translation MVKLLWWLLNGVEAVALVVWSAFWITAALVVRLVTGSAEIPLAMARHIWAPGLLNVGYIRLRIEGREAIDFRRPYLFVMNHQSQVDICVAFRAVPVNLRFLVKDELRKVPFLGWYIAAMGMVFIDRRERLRSLRQLETVIELLRTGHSFLSFPEGSRSRDGRLRRFKVGVFLAAIEAGVPVLPVAVDGAAEILPPETFSVRPGIIRVRFGQPIETVGLEPEDRAGLARRARSEIEGMLEELRGRN